The Alkalinema sp. FACHB-956 genome segment ATTTCTTACGATATTCCGGAGGATAAGCGCCGGACGAAGATTCATAAAATGCTGAAGTCCTATGGCCAGTGGATGCAGTTTAGTGTGTTTGAGTGTGTGGATTTGTCGGAGACGGAATATGCTAAGTTACGATCGCGGCTGGCGAAGATGATTCAGCCGGAGGTGGATAGTGTGCGGTTTTATTTTTTGTGTGCTTGTTGTCAGGGGAAGGTGGAGCGGATTGGGGGTGAGGCGGTGCGGGATGATACGGTGTTTTTTGCGTGAGGTGCGCGGGTGGGTGGGTGTTTTGTCGGGGAGATGGGGCTGATGGCTGGGAAGGCTGATGGGGGTTGGGTTTGGTGGATTGTTGGGTTGTGGGCGATCGGCGCGGAGGTTGGATATGAGTGTTGATGCGGGTTTTCGGGGGATTGGGGGGAATGAGGGTGATGAAGTTTCTGGGGTTTCTGGCTATAATGGGGGCGATCGGCGATTCTGTACCTTGAAAACTGCATACAGCAATACTTTCAGATGCCCGCCGTTCGAAAATGGCTGAAACCCTTTTAGGGATTGAAACTGTTAGTTGTAAGTTGTATCTGTTGTCGTTGCGCGTTCGAAAATGGCTGAAACCCTTTTAGGGATTGAAACCGAAGCAGACAAGCGAGTGACGGTCTACAGTCCAGAGGTTCGAAAATGGCTGAAACCCTTTTAGGGATTGAAACCAAGCGTTTCTAGACTGTAGGGGGGAAGAGTTGGACACGTTCGAAAATGGCTGAAACCCTTTTAGGGATTGAAACATGCTCTGCAAACGTTGCTCCACGCCGGGTCACCACTTCGGTTCGAAAATGGCTGAAACCCTTTTAGGGATTGAAACCGATCACCTGGGATCGGGGTATTGGTATGCCCTCGGTTCGAAAATGGCTGAAACCCTTTTAGGGATTGAAACGAAGCGCACCTACGCAGGGAACTGGCAAGTAACACGGAGGTTCGAAAATGGCTGAAACCCTTTTAGGGATTGAAACAAAAAAAGGGGGCAAAGCCCCCGGCAACTCAACACGTTCGAAAATGGCTGAAACCCTTTTAGGGATTGAAACTTAAATTCGTCAGCGCGAAGAGCAGGTTTGCCAGCAGTGGTTCGAAAATGGCTGAAACCCTTTTAGGGATTGAAACAGAACTTTTACCAACACACAGGCCGAAAGCCCCTGTTCGAAAATGGCTGAAACCCTTTTAGGGATTGAAACCCAAGGCTGCGGGATAGGCGGCTTGGGCAACTGGGTTCGAAAATGGCTGAAACCCTTTTAGGGATTGAAACCCGGTGTTCTACCGGTGTAAGCACCGGAGCCTATATACGTTCGAAAATGGCTGAAACCCTTTTAGGGATTGAAACCAGCCAGTAGACGGGTAAGCCCTCTGTCCAGTTTTGTTCGAAAATGGCTGAAACCCTTTTAGGGATTGAAACACGAAGACGATCGGGCAAGAAGGTGGTAACCCGACCGTTCGAAAATGGCTGAAACCCTTTTAGGGATTGAAACCAAGGTTCTAGGGCGTACCTGGTGGTACTGGTTGCTCGTTCGAAAATGGCTGAAACCCTTTTAGGGATTGAAACCCGCTCAATCCAAACTCAACCGCCAAGCCTACAAATGTTCGAAAATGGCTGAAACCCTTTTAGGGATTGAAACAAACGCTAATGTTCCGAATGGCTAGACTTGGCACGTTCGAAAATGGCTGAAACCCTTTTAGGGATTGAAACGCATCGACAGACCTTGTCTCCTATCGAAAATTTCATAGCGTTCGAAAATGGCTGAAACCCTTTTAGGGATTGAAACGCAATAGCCAAAGCCGTGGAAGCAGGGTGGATTTCGTTCGAAAATGGCTGAAACCCTTTTAGGGATTGAAACAAACAATTCAACTGCTTAAAAATTTGCACGAAGTAAGGAAGTTCGAAAATGGCTGAAACCCTTTTAGGGATTGAAACAAAGAATAAAGCATTGATTGCTTGGTCATCATGGGTTCGAAAATGGCTGAAACCCTTTTAGGGATTGAAACCTACTACACCCCATGGGTGAAATTTTTGTTTTGGACGTTCGAAAATGGCTGAAACCCTTTTAGGGATTGAAACAGCGCGACTTTTCAGCCAGCACCCCAACCTCAACCGTTCGAAAATGGCTGAAACCCTTTTAGGGATTGAAACTCTTTACGAATTTCTTCGTAATCAAAGCGTTTATCGTTCGAAAATGGCTGAAACCCTTTTAGGGATTGAAACTGAACGATAGCGGCGTGCTTTCTATGTTTGTCCCACGGTTCGAAAATGGCTGAAACCCTTTTAGGGATTGAAACATCACGGCATGGCGCGTACCGCTACGGCCTATGTTCTGGGTGTTCGAAAATGGCTGAAACCCTTTTAGGGATTGAAACGAGACTGATTTTTCATGCCATTCCTCAGTTTTTTGCAAGTTCGAAAATGGCTGAAACCCTTTTAGGGATTGAAACAAGTGACTTATCGTAGTCATCCAGGGAAAGGTCAAGTTCGAAAATGGCTGAAACCCTTTTAGGGATTGAAACGCGGAAATAATTGCATTACTTTGATCGATAAAAAAGTTCGAAAATGGCTGAAACCCTTTTAGGGATTGAAACGAAACAAAGTTGAAACCTCCAACGCGACTGGGGCACGTTCGAAAATGGCTGAAACCCTTTTAGGGATTGAAACAAACTATTTAATTGTTTTCAGCGTTATCAGCGTCTTTAGTTCGAAAATGGCTGAAACCCTTTTAGGGATTGAAACGGGGCGTGCGGACGAGTTGCCCCCATCCTGGTACCTATGCACGTTCGAAAATGGCTGAAACCCTTTTAGGGATTGAAACCACGGCGGAAAAACCCTGGAGTGGAACCCAACAAAAACCCCGTTCGAAAATGGCTGAA includes the following:
- the cas2 gene encoding CRISPR-associated endonuclease Cas2 — protein: MFVVISYDIPEDKRRTKIHKMLKSYGQWMQFSVFECVDLSETEYAKLRSRLAKMIQPEVDSVRFYFLCACCQGKVERIGGEAVRDDTVFFA